One window of Triticum dicoccoides isolate Atlit2015 ecotype Zavitan chromosome 5A, WEW_v2.0, whole genome shotgun sequence genomic DNA carries:
- the LOC119300592 gene encoding uncharacterized protein LOC119300592: MWTTKRRVADRAGPSQFTPKTAPPSPSGPVASPHHRRSPPSFLYSSSPSQSPQSPRFGFIYSQTGGGGDVDVDGWAAAPAAEAAVAPRRRAAELRAVVAPRRRRRLRRRATPTPRQSAPVRVPVWPGQAARPRDNAKRGAKKAEESDEDEEGGEEMVPPHVVAAWRSSSVLEGAGRTLKGRDLCRVRNAVLRQTGFLDL; the protein is encoded by the exons atgtggACGACGAAGCGGCGCGTCGCTGACAGGGCAGGCCCATCACAGTTCACGCCAAAAACG gcccctccctccccctccggTCCGGTGGCCTCACCTCACCACCgtcgctctcctccttccttcctctacaGTTCCAGCCCCAGCCAGTCCCCACAAAGCCCACGGTTTGGTTTTATATATAGCcaaaccggcggcggcggggacgtgGACGTGGACGGGTGGGCGGCCGCGCCCGCGGCCGAGGCTGCGGTGGCCCCGCGTCGCCGTGCCGCAGAGCTTCGGGCTGTCGTCGCTCCTCGCCGAAGGCGGCGACTGCGGCGTCGAGCGACACCGACACCGAGGCAGTCGGCCCCGGTGAGGGTGCCGGTGTGGCCGGGGCAGGCGGCCAGGCCCAGGGATAACGCGAAGCGCGGCGCCAAGAAGGCAGAGGAGTCGGACGAAGACGAGGAGGGCGGGGAGGAGATGGTGCCGCCGCACGTGGTGGCGGCGTGGCGGTCGTCGTCGGTGCTGGAGGGCGCCGGGCGGACGCTCAAGGGGCGCGACCTCTGCCGCGTCCGCAACGCCGTGCTCCGCCAGACCGGCTTCCTCGACCTCTGA